From Paracoccus aminovorans, one genomic window encodes:
- a CDS encoding cell division protein FtsX, protein MKKADLKSLDLAALWRGLTRPDPAGHDRVVPPTGFTAQLTVFSAGAMAFLAVFALALALATGRLAERWSSELAQTVTVRISAPADQMDQQTRAVMAALETTPGVAEARQLPDDEVEKLLEPWFGPDVPVEALPVPRLIEVTEASSGFDAEALRLRLQGEAPGAVLDDHTRWREPLVSAANRLRALGLISLALIAAASAAMITLATKAAMAANGQVIRVLRLIGARDITIATAFVRRFTRRAAMGAAGGTALGMVAVWALPAVDQAGAFLTGLGFQGWGWLWPLLVPVFAAAIGFAATRWAALKILREVR, encoded by the coding sequence GTGAAGAAAGCCGATCTGAAATCGCTCGACCTCGCGGCGCTGTGGCGGGGGCTGACCCGGCCGGATCCGGCGGGCCACGACCGCGTGGTGCCGCCGACCGGCTTCACCGCCCAGTTGACCGTGTTCTCTGCCGGGGCCATGGCCTTTCTGGCGGTCTTCGCACTGGCGCTGGCGCTGGCGACCGGGCGGCTGGCAGAACGCTGGTCCAGCGAATTGGCGCAGACCGTGACCGTCCGCATCTCGGCCCCCGCGGATCAGATGGACCAGCAGACCCGGGCGGTGATGGCGGCGCTGGAGACCACGCCCGGTGTCGCCGAGGCGCGGCAGCTGCCCGACGACGAGGTCGAGAAGCTGCTGGAGCCGTGGTTCGGTCCCGACGTGCCGGTCGAGGCGCTGCCGGTGCCGCGGCTGATCGAGGTGACCGAGGCCTCGAGCGGCTTCGACGCCGAGGCGCTGCGGCTGCGCCTGCAGGGCGAGGCGCCGGGCGCGGTGCTGGACGACCACACCCGCTGGCGTGAGCCGCTGGTTTCCGCCGCGAACCGGCTGCGGGCGCTGGGGCTGATCTCGCTGGCGCTGATCGCGGCGGCCTCGGCGGCGATGATCACGCTGGCGACCAAGGCGGCGATGGCAGCGAACGGGCAGGTGATCCGGGTGCTGCGGCTGATCGGCGCCCGCGACATCACCATCGCCACCGCCTTCGTGCGCCGTTTCACCCGCCGCGCGGCGATGGGGGCGGCCGGCGGCACGGCCCTGGGCATGGTCGCGGTCTGGGCGCTGCCCGCTGTGGACCAGGCCGGCGCCTTTCTGACCGGGTTGGGCTTTCAGGGCTGGGGCTGGCTCTGGCCGCTGCTGGTGCCGGTCTTTGCCGCCGCCATCGGCTTCGCCGCCACCCGCTGGGCCGCGCTGAAGATCCTGCGCGAGGTGCGCTGA
- a CDS encoding L,D-transpeptidase — protein sequence MMRDSAGTDRRRFLMGMIAGGASLVPGLALAQQLDPATGLPVQGRAQAGQAPDIGLYQVDPNADTRRNISAFTQRHWSEFFPSLGKGVILADISSKTLNYWTADGTHRVFPCSIPVSEELTRRGKTEVVRKAENPRWTPTPDMRRRDPTLPVSVAGGDPMNPLGPRALYLSWPAYLIHGTHDTRKIGRRSSSGCYGLYNEHILSLYDTAEVGTQVAIF from the coding sequence ATGATGCGGGACAGTGCCGGGACGGATCGACGACGGTTTCTGATGGGGATGATCGCGGGGGGGGCCTCGCTTGTGCCCGGGCTGGCCCTGGCGCAGCAGCTGGACCCCGCGACCGGCCTGCCGGTGCAGGGCCGGGCGCAGGCGGGGCAGGCGCCCGACATCGGACTGTATCAGGTCGATCCGAACGCCGATACCCGCCGCAACATCTCGGCCTTCACCCAGCGGCATTGGAGCGAATTTTTCCCAAGCCTGGGCAAGGGCGTGATTCTGGCCGATATTTCGTCCAAGACGCTGAACTACTGGACGGCCGACGGCACGCACCGGGTCTTTCCCTGCTCGATCCCGGTTTCCGAGGAACTGACCCGGCGCGGCAAGACCGAGGTCGTTCGCAAGGCCGAGAACCCGCGGTGGACGCCCACGCCCGACATGCGGCGCCGCGACCCGACGCTGCCGGTCAGCGTCGCGGGCGGCGATCCGATGAACCCGCTGGGGCCGCGGGCGCTGTATCTGTCCTGGCCGGCCTATCTGATCCACGGCACCCATGACACCCGCAAGATCGGCCGGCGCTCGTCCAGTGGCTGCTATGGCCTCTACAACGAGCATATCCTGTCGCTCTACGACACGGCCGAAGTCGGCACCCAGGTCGCGATCTTCTGA
- a CDS encoding ABC transporter permease, which produces MNWRSARAVYNHEMARFFRTVWQSLASPVLSTVLYFVVFGAAIGGRIQAVEGVPYGAFIVPGLMMLTVLQQSVSNASFGIYFPKFAGTIYELLVAPTGWIEVTLGFVGAAASKAVLIALVILLTSFWFTGIHIAHPFWMLAFLVLTALAFSLLGFIIGLWAKSFEQLQIVPMMVITPLVFLGGAFYSASMLPPFWEGVAKLNPVLYLISGFRWSFFGLADVPVGVSLAAVSLVIVVCMAAIRWIFATGWRLRE; this is translated from the coding sequence ATGAACTGGCGCTCCGCCCGCGCGGTCTATAACCACGAGATGGCGCGGTTCTTTCGCACGGTCTGGCAGTCGCTGGCCTCGCCGGTGCTGTCCACGGTGCTGTATTTCGTGGTCTTCGGCGCCGCCATCGGCGGGCGCATCCAGGCGGTCGAGGGCGTGCCCTACGGCGCCTTCATCGTGCCGGGGCTGATGATGCTGACCGTGCTGCAGCAGTCGGTCAGCAACGCCAGTTTCGGCATCTATTTCCCGAAATTCGCCGGCACCATCTATGAGCTGCTGGTGGCCCCCACCGGCTGGATCGAGGTCACGCTGGGCTTCGTCGGCGCCGCGGCGTCCAAGGCGGTGCTGATCGCGCTGGTGATCCTGCTGACCAGCTTCTGGTTCACCGGCATCCACATCGCGCATCCGTTCTGGATGCTGGCCTTCCTGGTGCTGACGGCGCTGGCCTTCTCGTTGCTGGGCTTCATCATCGGGCTTTGGGCGAAGTCTTTCGAGCAACTGCAGATCGTGCCGATGATGGTGATCACGCCGCTGGTGTTCCTCGGCGGCGCCTTCTATTCGGCCTCGATGCTGCCGCCCTTCTGGGAGGGCGTCGCCAAGCTGAACCCGGTGCTCTATCTGATCTCGGGCTTCCGCTGGAGCTTCTTCGGCCTGGCCGACGTGCCGGTGGGCGTGTCGCTGGCGGCGGTCTCGCTGGTGATCGTGGTCTGCATGGCCGCGATCCGCTGGATCTTCGCGACCGGCTGGCGGCTGCGGGAATAA
- a CDS encoding lysophospholipid acyltransferase family protein yields MSRYQPRPPSILDWPRALAYYLYIALATLVLGLWGLPQGLRGTEAANRVATVWLGQMLGAARVILGLRVEVRGTPPRGDCIVASKHQSFLDILALAQACPRRAFVMKREVLRVPIMGWFARKVGSVPIDRARGKEALKQIIAEVETAQARPEGLGQLIIYPEGTRTRPGQRLPYKHGAGTIQRATRLTIHPVAVNCGMFWPKRGIPIRGGVAVIEFLEPLPPGLRSSQVMDLLEQRIETASGRLFAEAGGLVPAESPA; encoded by the coding sequence ATGAGCCGCTACCAGCCGCGCCCGCCTTCGATCCTCGACTGGCCGCGCGCGCTGGCCTATTACCTCTACATCGCGCTGGCGACGCTGGTGCTGGGCCTGTGGGGCCTGCCGCAGGGCCTGCGCGGGACCGAGGCCGCCAACCGCGTCGCCACCGTCTGGCTGGGCCAGATGCTGGGCGCGGCCCGCGTGATCCTGGGGCTGCGGGTCGAGGTCCGGGGCACGCCGCCCCGCGGCGACTGCATCGTCGCCTCGAAACACCAGAGCTTTCTCGACATCCTGGCGCTGGCCCAGGCCTGTCCGCGCCGCGCCTTCGTGATGAAGCGCGAGGTGCTGCGGGTGCCGATCATGGGCTGGTTCGCCCGCAAGGTCGGCTCGGTCCCCATTGACCGCGCCCGGGGCAAGGAGGCGCTGAAACAGATCATCGCCGAGGTCGAGACCGCCCAGGCCCGTCCCGAAGGGTTGGGCCAGCTCATCATCTATCCCGAGGGCACCCGGACTCGGCCGGGCCAGCGCCTGCCCTACAAGCACGGCGCCGGCACCATCCAGCGCGCCACCCGCCTGACCATCCATCCGGTCGCCGTGAACTGCGGCATGTTCTGGCCCAAGCGCGGCATCCCGATCCGCGGCGGCGTCGCGGTGATCGAATTCTTGGAGCCGCTGCCGCCCGGCCTGCGCTCGTCCCAGGTCATGGACCTGCTGGAACAGCGCATCGAGACGGCGAGCGGCCGGCTGTTCGCCGAGGCCGGCGGCCTGGTCCCCGCCGAGTCCCCGGCCTGA
- a CDS encoding ABC transporter ATP-binding protein — protein MRPIIDIDHISKRYGSGTAALNDVSLQIAEGEILALLGPNGAGKTTLISIICGLVVPTEGTVRVGGHDIRSDWRAARKLIGLVPQEIALEPFEKVIDCVRFTRGLYGEPPDEPYLESLLRSLALWDKRDAKTRELSGGMKRRVLIAKALSHRPKVLFLDEPTAGVDVTLRREMWSVVRELRAQGVTIILTTHYLEEAEDMADRIGVINRGALLLVKPKDELMGEFGKKRLTIALDAPLAALPAGLAGRGLVLSADGRELGYDYDTRAERTGIAHLLADLAGHGLAVRDVSTKESSLEEIFMSLVEEETA, from the coding sequence ATGCGTCCGATCATCGACATCGACCACATTTCCAAACGCTACGGCAGCGGCACCGCGGCGCTGAACGACGTTTCGCTGCAAATCGCCGAGGGCGAGATCCTGGCGCTGCTGGGCCCGAACGGCGCCGGCAAGACCACGCTGATCTCGATCATCTGCGGCCTCGTGGTGCCGACCGAGGGCACGGTGCGCGTCGGCGGCCACGACATCCGCAGCGACTGGCGCGCGGCGCGCAAGCTGATCGGCCTGGTGCCGCAGGAAATCGCGCTGGAGCCCTTCGAGAAGGTCATCGACTGCGTGCGCTTCACCCGCGGCCTCTACGGCGAGCCGCCGGACGAGCCCTATCTGGAAAGCCTGCTGCGCAGCCTGGCGCTGTGGGACAAGCGCGACGCCAAGACCCGCGAGCTGTCGGGCGGCATGAAGCGGCGGGTGCTGATCGCCAAGGCGCTGTCGCATCGCCCCAAGGTGCTGTTCCTGGACGAGCCCACCGCCGGCGTGGACGTGACCCTGCGGCGCGAGATGTGGTCGGTGGTGCGCGAACTGCGCGCGCAGGGCGTGACCATCATCCTGACCACCCATTACCTGGAAGAGGCCGAGGACATGGCCGACCGCATCGGCGTCATCAACCGCGGCGCGCTGTTGCTGGTCAAGCCCAAGGACGAGCTGATGGGCGAGTTCGGCAAGAAGCGCCTGACCATCGCCCTGGACGCGCCGCTGGCGGCGCTGCCCGCCGGGCTGGCCGGGCGCGGGCTGGTGCTGTCGGCCGACGGCCGCGAGCTGGGCTATGACTACGACACCCGGGCCGAACGCACCGGCATCGCCCATCTGCTGGCCGACCTGGCCGGGCACGGGCTGGCGGTGCGCGACGTCTCGACCAAGGAAAGCAGCCTCGAAGAAATCTTCATGTCGCTGGTCGAGGAGGAAACCGCATGA